From one Brachypodium distachyon strain Bd21 chromosome 4, Brachypodium_distachyon_v3.0, whole genome shotgun sequence genomic stretch:
- the LOC112268658 gene encoding uncharacterized protein LOC112268658 produces the protein MVADDWLRSGNKNLVTVGCTDTEKVRFTAHFLEGPAAYWWENYLITNPIEDVTWEMFQDAFRTAHISAGVLSLRKKEFRKLKQGTRTVMEYIEEFNKLSRYAPDEVNTDAKRRERFLDGLNDELSVHLAVSYTPTYQSLVDKAFILEDKINQIEGRKKRYRHGSNNTGSHQKPRTSYEGSGSSSRIKHGSHHHHHIHGGNGHHEHYHGNRHRHQHKSNDHGRANNNEQNQNVGFTQFDLSQVECFKCHKMGHYSNDCLERFEGNGVKPTPFLEGHVNQVSVEEIIEPGIMIGTFRVNSFQALVLFDTGASHSFISRMFVNKNKIPTNTLRNPLRVSSPGGQMVATQGCRQLSLEIGKHTFPSDLIVLDSRGLDIILGMDWRTLYEGLVDCAKRIVTLTTPEKKQIRSKSTMELKRPKVNSLKGVSMEEVAIVKECPDVFPEELPGMPPDRDVEFLIELMPGSGPIAKRPYKMAVNELKELKKQLAEQLAKEMDIPKTAFTTRYGLYEYTVMPFGLTNAPAYFMNMMNKVFMEFLDKFVVVFIDDILIYSKSKEEHEQHLRMILEKLRAHQLYAKFSKCEFWLSEVSFLGHIVSGAGVAVDPAKIAAVTDWEAPKNVGDVRSFLGLAGYYRRFIENFSKIAKPMTELLKKEKKFAWNEKCEESFQELKKRLVSAPILMLPNLQEDFQVYCDASRQGLGGVLMQDGKVVAYASRQLKSHEGNYPTHDLELASVVHALKTWRHYLMGKHCELFTDHKSLKYIFTQKKLNLRQRRWLERIKDYDLNLQYHPGKANSLGTRLEFSTAFHSQTDGQTERVN, from the exons ATGGTAGCAGATGACTGGCTGCGTTCAGGGAACAAGAACTTAGTGACTGTGGGCTGCACAGACACTGAGAAAGTGAGGTTTACAGCACACTTTTTGGAGGGACCAGCCGCATATTGGTGGGAGAACTACCTGATCACCAACCCGATTGAAGACGTCACTTGGGAGATGTTCCAGGATgctttccgcaccgcccatATCTCCGCGGGAGTGCTAAGCCTGAGGAAGAAAGAGTTTCGCAAACTGAAACAAGGAACCCGCACTGTGATGGAATATATTGAGGAATTCAACAAGCTGTCTCGCTATGCACCTGATGAAGTCAATACCGATGCCAAGCGCCGTGAGAGGTTTTTGGATGGACTGAACGACGAGCTTTCTGTTCACCTGGCAGTTTCTTACACCCCCACCTATCAATCTTTAGTAGACAAGGCATTTATCTTGGAAGACAAGATTAATCAGATTGAGGGCCGCAAGAAAAGATATCGCCATGGAAGCAATAACACTGGATCAcaccagaagccgcgcacctctTATGAGGGTAGTGGTAGTTCATCTAGGATCAAACATggcagccaccaccaccaccacatccATGGAGGGAATGGCCACCATGAGCACTATCATGGGAATAGACACCGACACCAGCACAAGAGCAATGACCACGGCAGAGCAAACAACAACGAGCAGAACCAGAATGTCGGCTTCACCCAGTTTGACCTGAGTCAAGTGGAAtgtttcaagtgccacaagatggggcatTACTCGAATGATTGCCTGGAGAGGTTCGAAGGGAATGGAGTCAAGCCCACCCCGTTTCTGGAAGGTCATGTGAACCAGGTCAGTGTGGAAGAAATCATAGAGCCGGGCATTATGATTGGTACATTCCGCGTGAATTCTTTCCAAGCACTCGTACTCTTTGACACCGGTGCATCACATTCATTCATATCAAGAATGTTCGTGAACAAGAATAAGATACCTACAAACACCCTAAGAAACCCTTTGAGAGTGAGTTCACCTGGAGGACAAATGGTAGCGACTCAAGGGTGCCGCCAGTTATCCCTAGAGATTGGGAAGCACACTTTTCCCTCCGACCTTATTGTGTTAGATTCCCGAGGTCTGGACATAATTCTGGGAATGGATTGGAGGACCTTATATGAAGGACTGGTAGACTGCGCCAAGAGAATAGTTACACTCACGACACCTGAGAAGAAGCAAATCCGCTCCAAGTCTACTATggaacttaagagacctaaggttaattctcttaagggggttagcatggaaGAGGTAGCCATAGTAAAGGAATGCCCGGATGTTTtcccagaggaattaccaggcatgccaccagaCCGAGATGTTGAGTTTCTCATTGAGCTaatgcctggaagtggacccatagccaagagaccatataagatggctgtgaaTGAAttgaaggaattgaagaagcagctagcggAACAGTTAGCAAAAG agatggacATTCCCAAAACAgctttcaccactaggtatggactgtatgagtacaccgtgatgccttttggattgaccaatgcacctgcatacttcatgaacatgatgaacaaggtgttcatggaattcttggacaagtttgtcgtggtatTCATTgatgacattttgatctattccaagagcaaggaagagcatgagcagcatctgcgcatgattttggagaagttgagaGCACACCAACTGtatgccaaattcagcaagtgtgaattttggttgtcagaagtcagTTTTCTAGGGCACATCGTGTCAGGAGCAGGAGTTGCTGTCGACCCAGCTAAGATAGCGGCAGTGACAGATTGGGAAGCACCTAAGAATGTTGGTGATGTCCGCAGCTTCCTAGGACTTGCTGGCTACTACaggaggttcattgagaatttttcCAAGATAGCTAAACCCATGACGGAACtcttaaagaaagagaagaagtttgcctggaatgaGAAATGCgaagagagtttccaggagTTAAAGAAAAGATTGGTGTCCGCACCTATTCTAATGCTACCAAACCTGCAAGAAGACTTTCAAGTTTATTGCGACGCTtcacgtcaaggtttgggaggagtattGATGCAGGATGGGAAAGTTGTAGCatacgcttcgcggcaactgAAGAGCCATGAGGgcaattaccccactcatgatctggaattagcatcagtagtgcacgccttgaagacttggagacactatctGATGGGGAAGCACTGTGAGTTGTTCACGGATCATAAAAGCCTGaaatatatattcacccaAAAGAAGTTGAATCTGAGACAACGGAGATGGTTAGAACGTATAAAAGATTACGACCTGAAtttacaataccatccaggcaaggctaat tctctaggaacgagactagaattcagtacagcctttcattcgcagacggatggacagaccgagagagtaaattAG